The Aspergillus luchuensis IFO 4308 DNA, chromosome 6, nearly complete sequence genome segment ATGATTTACCTCGGTACCCGTGGCAACATGACACAGTCTTCTGGCACCATAGCCGTATCAGCGAGAAACATCGATTCCGTGATGGACAGAGAAACGACATACTGGGCTCCGAAGCATTCTACTCCAATGACCTGGAGCCAACATGGAGGAATATTGTCCGCCTCGACGACATACCATGGCTCCGCGATCATAAAATGCAGGGCATGATTGTGTATCCTATTGCTGGTTACATCAGTATGGCAATCGAGGCCGCCCGGACGCGTGCACAGAAATACAGTATGGTGGCCGCCGAGTCGCAGTTCGAACTGCGCGAAGTGAGCGTGGGTGCTGCCCTCGTCTTGACTGACGACCTCGATACCGAGATCACCATTACCCTCCGGCCTTACGCTGAAGGCACGCGAGGCGCTTCAAATGCGTGGGACGAATTCCGCATTTGCTCTTGGAACTCCAAGCGATACTGGATTGACCACTGTACGGGTCTTGTCAGAGTTAGCCCCAACAAGGCGAACCGAAAGCATAACCCGGTCGTTGACTTTGTCGAGTTGGAAGAGAGCGCTTTTGCGAAGAAGAGTAGTGAGGTGTTGGAGGCGGCGACATATGAAATTGATACCGAGAACATGTACAAAGTTCTAAGCGACGTGGGCGCCGGCTATGGGATGGCGTTTCAAGGATTTGGAAACTGCTTCTCCGGGCCTTATCACTCGCGTGCGGACCTGTATGTTTGCGATACCAAGTCGCTCATGCCGAAACACTACGAAGCTCCGGTTGTCATCCACCCCACTCTTTTGGACACTCTTTTGCACCTGACCTGGCCCATTCTCGGTAAGGGTCGGATGGACCTGGAGACTCTTTACGTGCCAACCGTCATAAAGTCTCTTGTCATTGATGGAAACATCCCTTCTACTGGTCACCACTTTCCGGCCAGGTGTATAGGGGGTTCCGGTCGGGGCAGACCTGAGCCTACTAAGTTCGACTTATGGATGACTCCTGCAGACTCTAGTGAGGTTTTGATCAATATGGAGGGATTGGTAATGACCCCAATCAACGATACTGGATGCGATAACAAGGTGGCCCGGTACCTATGCTATCAGCTGCAGTGGAAGCCCTTGATTAAAGTCGAACAAGCGGCTACTGGAGAAGCGATTCAGACAAAGCAATCCAATGGCCATAGCAAGCCACACGTCATTGAACACGGTAATGGACACGGACATGGAAATTACTGCCTGGACAACAAGTCTGAAGACGAAATCCTTATTGTCACTTTTGGCGACTGTGCACGTGCAGCCGAGCAAGTGCAAGAGGTCATCTCCACCAAAGCCATTCGCTGGTCAACGTCCATCTCGTCACTGACTGACTGTGACGCGAAGCAGAAACGGCAGCATGTTATCATCCTGCAGACTGCTGTCAAAACCCTGCGTGACCTTACTGTGGCAGACTTTGCCAACGTCCAGCAAATTCTTCTCAGCTCAACGAACCTTATTTGGGTCTACCGCAACGACACTCCTGACTCTCAGATGATCGTTGGCCTTATGCGTAGCTTGCGTTCCGAAACTGATGCCAAGGCTGCCACCCTTGGACTGAGCGCTGAGGATCTGGAGAGGCCAGCTGGCCCTATCTTGGCTGCTATGAATGCCCTGTGGCCGACCGGGAATTCTTTCAGTTCCTGTACTGACTTCGAGTCTATCACCAAGAATGGCGAGCTTATGGTCCCTCGTATCGTTAGCGATAACGCTCTTGATGCCTTCGTGAGGAAGGAGACCAGTGACGATCTCACTCTTGAAACACAACCATTCGTTCAACCCGGCCGCCGCTTCAAGCTCGAAATAGGAAGTCACAGCGCTCTTGATACCCTTTATTTTACAgacgatgatgtcgaagccCTGGGTGACGATGAAATCGAAATCGAGGTCCATGCAACCGGTCTCAACTTCAAGGATGTTGCCGTCACCATGGGACAACTCACCCAACCTTACATTGGTATTGAGTGCAGTGGCGTCGTCACATCTGTTGGCAGGAAGGTTACCAATTTGATGATTGGCGAGCGAGTTATGGCTCTACCTCTTGGCGCATACTCTACCTTCGCCCGCTGCAAGGCAACCAGCGCGACTGCCATCCCCGAAAACCTTTCATTCGAGGTTGCCGCCAGCGTACCCGTCGTCTTCTGCACTGCTTACTATGCCCTTTATGAGCTTGCTCGCCTCCAACACGGAGTCGGCGAGAAGGTACTTATTCACGCCGCCGCCGGTGGTGTCGGGCAGGCGGCCATTATGCTGGCCCAAATCGCCTCAGCTGAGATCTACGCAACCGTTGGAAGCGCCGAGAAAAAGGACCTCCTTATCTCAAAGTACGGTCTCCGTGCAGACCACATCTTCTACAGTCGTGATGCGTCCTTTGGCCGCAGCATTCGCGAGCTCACATGCGGCGGGGTCGATATAGTAGTCAACTCCCTCGCTGGGGATCTTCTCCGCGAAAGCTGGGAGTGTCTCGCACCGTTTGGCAGATTCATTGAGATTGGCAAGGCGGACATCACGAAGAACACGCGCCTGGACATGCTACCTTTCGAGAACAACCTCTCGTTCCACTCAGTCGATCTTACTAAGGTCGCTTCTTACAAGCCTCGGTTGATGCATCAATTGCTGGATAAGATTTCTTGGCTCCTGGCCAAGGGCTTCATCCACCCCGTCTTTCCTCTGTCCGTCTGCCCTATCGCTGCGATTGAAAGCGCGTTCCGGGCTTTGCAGACTGGAAAGTCGATGGGTAAAACTGTGGTAGTCCCGAGAGAAGGCGATCAGGTCAGAGCTGTGGTCGCTAAGACGCGCGATGATATCCTCAGAACAGATGCCACGTACGTTGTTATTGGGGGTACTGGTGGTCTCGGCCGAAGCATAGCGAGGTGGTTGTCACAAAAGGGAGCTCGCAATATCGTGCTTGCGTCCCGACGCGGCATTGTCGACATCCCTGTACAGACATTAATAAATGCCCTGCGTCCCAGCGGCACAAATATTGTGGTGAAGGCTTGCGACGTGAGCGATCGCACGTCCCTTGACGCCATGCTAAAGGACCTGGAAGACCTTCCGCCAATTCGCGGCGTTATTCACGGTGCAATGGTTCTACGGGTAAGGCTCCTCCGACCAGAAATTCTCAAATCCAATTGACATTGTCTAGGATATGCTCTTCGAGAACATGCACTTCGCGGATTTCCAGGCTGTGACGGACAGCAAGGTCTCGGGAGCCTGGAATCTCCACCACGCCCTCGCCCCCCACCCCCTTGACTTCTTCGTTGCCCTCTCATCTGTCTCCGGTGTAGTCGGTAACAAAGGACAAGCAGCCTACGCCGCCGCCAACGTATTCCTAGACGGCTTCATGGAGTGGCGCCGCAGCCAAGGTCTCCCCGGCACAAGCCTTGCCCTCACGGCGGTAAGGGACGCGGGTTACCTCGCCACAGTAGACGCCGCGCGCCGAGCAGAGGTCTTGCGCACCATCGGTACGGAGGGCATGACCGAGGCGGAAGTGTTGGCCCTGCTCGCTGCGGCTTTGACCGGAGACCTTTCCCATCAGGCAATTACTGGGTTAGCGTCTTCGACACGACAACCCCTCTGGCCGCAAGACGCCAAGTTTGAGCTCCTAGCCCCCAAGGCCCACggaggtgaggaagatgtAGCCGACGAGGGAATTTCTCAACCACTCCACGTGCAACTCACCAATGCAAcctccaaggaagagaaagtgCAAGTCTGCTACGAAGCTTTGGCGGCAAAGCTGGCACAGGTACTGGTCTTGAACCTAGAGGACATCGAGCCATCGCTTTCTGTGTCTGCACTGGGTCTTGACTCACTGGTTGCTATTGAGCTTCGGAGTTGGATTGCACGTGAGGCGAGGGCTAATGTGCAGGTTCTGGAGCTTTTGTCTACGGGTACATTGGGGGCGGTGGCCGAGCTTATTGTGAGTAAGTCGGGGATATAATCACTTTCTGTACGATATGAAACTTAGTTCTTGTGTTGTATAATATGAAATTTTTGGATATTGTGAGAATCATCCGTTGTGAAAGCGTAATATTGTGTGATCTgtgctgatgttgatgacttAACCGCGACTGGGAAGATTACAAGACAGGAATTATTTACTATGTTGTGCCGTTGATCGCACTCTTGCATATTTTCCGGTAAGACAAGACAATAGAGAAGCTAATAAACAAGTTTATAACAGAGGTTCAAAGACTGATACTAGAAATTCATTGATACGGAATACTTGGTTGGCGTAATTACATTCATGTGTGGCTATAACTTGGCATTCGAAGCTCcgaaatatataagttatcTCCCAACTTAGACAGTAAGTACTATGCCTACAGCGCCAACATTACCGGAGTATTATAATATGGATCAACCAGGAGGATCAGGTTTGATATAAATCAGAGAAGATGTTGTAAGAATAGCCATTTAAGATGTATATGAAGAATTAGTTGAAGGTAAGTGCTAGACCACCCATATACTGGGGAGGTTGTGGCCGATGCGGGAATCCTACCCATGTGCCCGCCTGTGGAGATGAACCCTCAAGAGGCAAGATACAGCAACGAGCAAAAACAACTTTGAAACATCATTATACAAACCATTTCATTAACTCATccagtacatacgaccacagggtgtggaaaacagggcttcccgtccgctcagccgtacttaagccacacgccgggaggttagtagttgggtgggtgaccaccagcgaatcccttctgttgtatgtttttatgCCTCTTTTTTCATCATGTTTCATCATGTTCTGAAATCAAATGTTGCCTTTCTGTATACTCCAAGCCTATGTCAGGTCATTATGCGTGGCTGCAAAAAGTCCATCCGGGTCCCAGTGGTGTCGAATTTTCATCAGACGTTTACTGTTTTCTTCACCCCAGTACCACTTCGGATCGTCGTTCAGATCTGAGTCACCCAAGTAGTGACCGACAATGCTTGGCCGTATTTTCTCCATTATATCCTGCAGATGCTTCTTATACTGCTTGGCACTGACAGCATCCTCGCAGATTAGATGGATCACAAAATAATGGTTTGCCTGTATTCCCTTTGCCATACCGGCTATCTCGTGGTCACTGCTTGGATACCTGGGCGTCCAGGCAGCCCATGACTTACTTTGTGGCAACGTCAAAAATGCTTCCTGAAGCACAGTTATAGCGTCACAGTCATTGTTCAATAAGACATTATCGGTGATGTAATAATATCCCGGCGGGCTACTTTTCTTGATCGCTGCAAATTGGCTCTTGAGACTGTCTTCCTCACAGGACCATTCGCTAATAGCACCTGAAGGCCGTTCTTCATCGACTATATGAAGAGCCTGTTCAGCGTCGGAGCatgtcttctccatcgcaaAAAACTGCACTGTCAAGTATATATCGTCATCTGACTCCGAATGCATGGCCCTCAGCAGTATATCGATATCGGGAGACGTTTTCGATACCATCGATTGCGCCCAGGTGAAGATCTCGCGATACCGGTGGCTAGGGTAGACATATCCGGAGGAGCGAACACCTTCTGCGTGGAAAGGTGATGCTTGTAGGTAAAAATTTGTCACGACGCCTGGAAAAGCTAGAAAGAAAATGAGCCCACGATATTAACTGGTGACAAGCGTAACCCACCCGGTCCTGCACCCCTCGCCGCCCAGTAGAGTTCCTGGTTCTGCAAACGAttgcaaagaagaagcttgcCATTTGCAGTCACAACTTCAACTGCCTCAAGGCTTTCACAGGCCCACCCCAACCTCTATATCCATTAGCGGAAATTGGAAACACGATAAGGTAGAGTTCTTACCCGATATTTCCACCCCGAACCGCCCTGTAGCATATACCCACCCAGACCAACATCCGGATGATGCGCAGCAGTGAAGAACAGGCCGCGTTTATTCAAATACTTACTGATTTCCCCACTTGTTACAGCAGGGGTTGCTCGAACAATCTTCGTCTCATTGTCGATGTCCAGCTCCTTCCAGTAGCCGAGGTCAAGCAAGATGGAGTTCGGATGAAGGCTCCAGACAGGATGCGAATGTCCTCCGGCACGCACTGCCACCTGGCAATTTTTCTGTTTCGCTAGATTGATGGTCTTTATTACGTCATTTGTTGTTCTGGCATGGACGATA includes the following:
- a CDS encoding putative polyketide synthase (COG:Q;~EggNog:ENOG410PM5V;~InterPro:IPR016036,IPR016035,IPR016039,IPR018201, IPR042104,IPR014030,IPR011032,IPR013968,IPR013154, IPR001227,IPR032821,IPR014031,IPR006162,IPR014043, IPR020806,IPR020807,IPR020843,IPR020841,IPR009081, IPR013149,IPR036736,IPR036291;~PFAM:PF16197,PF08659,PF00550,PF02801,PF00698, PF13602,PF14765,PF00107,PF00106,PF00109,PF08240;~SMCOG1022:Beta-ketoacyl synthase;~antiSMASH:Cluster_6.4;~go_function: GO:0004315 - 3-oxoacyl-[acyl-carrier-protein] synthase activity [Evidence IEA];~go_function: GO:0016491 - oxidoreductase activity [Evidence IEA];~go_function: GO:0016740 - transferase activity [Evidence IEA];~go_function: GO:0016746 - transferase activity, transferring acyl groups [Evidence IEA];~go_function: GO:0031177 - phosphopantetheine binding [Evidence IEA];~go_process: GO:0006633 - fatty acid biosynthetic process [Evidence IEA];~go_process: GO:0055114 - oxidation-reduction process [Evidence IEA]), translating into MSPACDTAVDMDGSPSPTDSPALEPIAIIGYSCRLPGQVSSPSDLWELCTRGRSGWTPIPKDRWSVEAFHHPNASKPGTSNQAGGYFLGDISRFDAPFFNVSAQEAISMDPQQRFLLECTYEAMESAGISREYMAGRSIGVFIGANWPDYETNNIRDTETTPMFQATGGYPALQSNRISYMFDLKGPSLTVDTACSSSLVALHSAVQSLRSGECTEALVGGCHLLLTPENSITMSMQQLLNDEGKSFAFEERGNSGFARGEGAGIIMLKSLSAALRDRDPIRALIAHSGVNQDGKTRGITCPNGAAQEELIRRVYKEANLNPADCGFVEAHGTGTAVGDPIEATAIQAVFGKGRNARNPLYIGSVKTNVGHLEGASGIISVIKSAMMLERELILPNAGYKNPNPKIPFAEWHMKVVNRTRPWPRGKRYISVSNYGFGGTNAHVVLQKAPSQLPQEEGTSTKDKEGKRRLLLISAHDREALRTRCKEYCIYFEQRPEVFENTLFGNFAYTVGSKRSHLPYRIALSATSLDDAGVQLAQMKINPVRAIGGDGPSVSFVFTGQGAQWAQMGMPLMDEFPVFAAAIHRADKHLSEGLSAEFSLREELLQTDTKSRINMPYISQPACTALQIALVDLLRSWGIQPVSVVGHSSGEIAAAYAAGIFDLEDALTLAYRRGQVTELLRSKYPDLKGTMMAVGTSVEAIQPMLKTLYSGYATVACVNSPSSVTISGDVPAIEELQRILEEKKIFNRRLIIDVAYHSDHMKRVSEAYLSAIASVQPSGAATATFFSSVFGDVSDPTDLSPSYWVQNLTSPVLFANALGKMCAVGSRPNLMVEVGPHSALKGPILDTLKALGSSVASEVGYVPTVVRKVEPSQSLLNAAGAIYVRGGTLNINEINFPFSGTGTCNVLDDLPRYPWQHDTVFWHHSRISEKHRFRDGQRNDILGSEAFYSNDLEPTWRNIVRLDDIPWLRDHKMQGMIVYPIAGYISMAIEAARTRAQKYSMVAAESQFELREVSVGAALVLTDDLDTEITITLRPYAEGTRGASNAWDEFRICSWNSKRYWIDHCTGLVRVSPNKANRKHNPVVDFVELEESAFAKKSSEVLEAATYEIDTENMYKVLSDVGAGYGMAFQGFGNCFSGPYHSRADLYVCDTKSLMPKHYEAPVVIHPTLLDTLLHLTWPILGKGRMDLETLYVPTVIKSLVIDGNIPSTGHHFPARCIGGSGRGRPEPTKFDLWMTPADSSEVLINMEGLVMTPINDTGCDNKVARYLCYQLQWKPLIKVEQAATGEAIQTKQSNGHSKPHVIEHGNGHGHGNYCLDNKSEDEILIVTFGDCARAAEQVQEVISTKAIRWSTSISSLTDCDAKQKRQHVIILQTAVKTLRDLTVADFANVQQILLSSTNLIWVYRNDTPDSQMIVGLMRSLRSETDAKAATLGLSAEDLERPAGPILAAMNALWPTGNSFSSCTDFESITKNGELMVPRIVSDNALDAFVRKETSDDLTLETQPFVQPGRRFKLEIGSHSALDTLYFTDDDVEALGDDEIEIEVHATGLNFKDVAVTMGQLTQPYIGIECSGVVTSVGRKVTNLMIGERVMALPLGAYSTFARCKATSATAIPENLSFEVAASVPVVFCTAYYALYELARLQHGVGEKVLIHAAAGGVGQAAIMLAQIASAEIYATVGSAEKKDLLISKYGLRADHIFYSRDASFGRSIRELTCGGVDIVVNSLAGDLLRESWECLAPFGRFIEIGKADITKNTRLDMLPFENNLSFHSVDLTKVASYKPRLMHQLLDKISWLLAKGFIHPVFPLSVCPIAAIESAFRALQTGKSMGKTVVVPREGDQVRAVVAKTRDDILRTDATYVVIGGTGGLGRSIARWLSQKGARNIVLASRRGIVDIPVQTLINALRPSGTNIVVKACDVSDRTSLDAMLKDLEDLPPIRGVIHGAMVLRDMLFENMHFADFQAVTDSKVSGAWNLHHALAPHPLDFFVALSSVSGVVGNKGQAAYAAANVFLDGFMEWRRSQGLPGTSLALTAVRDAGYLATVDAARRAEVLRTIGTEGMTEAEVLALLAAALTGDLSHQAITGLASSTRQPLWPQDAKFELLAPKAHGGEEDVADEGISQPLHVQLTNATSKEEKVQVCYEALAAKLAQVLVLNLEDIEPSLSVSALGLDSLVAIELRSWIAREARANVQVLELLSTGTLGAVAELIVSKSGI
- a CDS encoding uncharacterized protein (CAZy:AA7;~COG:C;~EggNog:ENOG410PM8F;~InterPro:IPR006093,IPR006094,IPR036318,IPR016169, IPR016166,IPR016167,IPR012951;~PFAM:PF08031,PF01565;~SMCOG1138:FAD linked oxidase domain protein;~antiSMASH:Cluster_6.4;~go_function: GO:0016491 - oxidoreductase activity [Evidence IEA];~go_function: GO:0050660 - flavin adenine dinucleotide binding [Evidence IEA];~go_function: GO:0071949 - FAD binding [Evidence IEA];~go_process: GO:0055114 - oxidation-reduction process [Evidence IEA]), which encodes MHIIWRDTAEETDYEAARLRGIFTGDIPPYYPLAIVHARTTNDVIKTINLAKQKNCQVAVRAGGHSHPVWSLHPNSILLDLGYWKELDIDNETKIVRATPAVTSGEISKYLNKRGLFFTAAHHPDVGLGGYMLQGGSGWKYRRLGWACESLEAVEVVTANGKLLLCNRLQNQELYWAARGAGPGVVTNFYLQASPFHAEGVRSSGYVYPSHRYREIFTWAQSMVSKTSPDIDILLRAMHSESDDDIYLTVQFFAMEKTCSDAEQALHIVDEERPSGAISEWSCEEDSLKSQFAAIKKSSPPGYYYITDNVLLNNDCDAITVLQEAFLTLPQSKSWAAWTPRYPSSDHEIAGMAKGIQANHYFVIHLICEDAVSAKQYKKHLQDIMEKIRPSIVGHYLGDSDLNDDPKWYWGEENSKRLMKIRHHWDPDGLFAATHNDLT